The Rosa chinensis cultivar Old Blush chromosome 7, RchiOBHm-V2, whole genome shotgun sequence DNA segment AGGTATTCTATGCTAGTAATGTTGCAGTCACCGTTTCTACAAATGAAGAGCCATCCACCTATAAGCAAGCCATCAATGTTCCTGAGTGGAAACATGCAATGAAGGATGAATATGATGCCTTAATTAAGCAAGGTACTTGGATATTGGTCCCACCTCAGTCTGATAAGAATGTTCTTAGTTGTAAATGGATTTTTAAGTTGAAAAAGAACGCATATGGTACTATTGCCAGACACAAGGCTAGACTTGTAGCTAGGGGCTTTAGTCAGGAAGAAGGCACTGATTATGATGAAACATTTAGTCTTGTGGTTAGGCATACTACAGTTAGAGTTTTTCTAGCCCTTGCAGCTCAATACAACTGGAAACTCCATCAAATGGATATAAAGAATGCCTTCCTTCATGGTGTACTCAAAGAAGAAGTGTATATGGCTCAACCACCAGGGTTTGAAGATCCTTCGTGCACCACTCTCATATCTGCAGACTGGTCAAGTCTTTGTAGGATCTAAAGCAAGCTCCTAGTGAATCGAATGAAAGGTTCACCTCCTTTCTACCTTCCATTGGTTTCAAAGGATCATACTCAGATCCATCTCTATTCATCAAATCATCTACTCATGGTATGACCTACTTATtgctttatgttgatgacataatTCTTACTGGAAGCAATGAACTTGATATTCAATCAGTCAAGGATGCTTTGCAAATagagtttgaaatgaaagatTTGGGGTCCCTGCATTGCTTCTTAGGTCTTCAAATTGATTATATCCCATCTGGTGGATTGTTTGTGTCACAATCCAAATATGCCACTAATATTCTCACTAAAGCTGGTATGTTAGGCAGCAAGGCCCGCACCACTCCATGTCTTCCCTATGCAAAATTGTTATGAGACGAGGGACCTCCATATTCAGATGTATCTCATTATCAAAGTATTATCGGCTGTCTCCAATACTTGACATTCACCAGACCTGACCtgacatatagtgtcaacacagTTTGTCAATTTATGCAAAATCCTATTGAAGCACACTATGCAGCTGTCAAGAGAATTCTCAGGTATCTTCTTGGAACTACCACATATGGCTTTACTTACATATCAGCTCCACTTGAGTTACGAGCCTTTTCTGATGCTGGCTGGGCTGGGATCCTAATGATGGGAGGTCTACAACAGGCTTTGTTATCTATCTTGGTAATTGTCCCATTTCTTGCTGCTCGAAGAAATAATAACATTCAGTCTCCTGGTCTTCTACTGAGGCTGAGTATCGAGCAATGGCTGATACAGCTTCAGAAATCTTTTTGTTAAGGCATTTGctacaggatatctctattgACTTACCTACTGCACCTGTGTTGCATTGTGATAATGTATCTGCTCTTGCTCTTGCCTCTAATCCTTTCACAAGTCTAGATGCAAACATGTTGAGGTTGATGTTCACTTTACCAGAGAGAAGGTTTTGAGGGGGGAGTTTACTCTGCAATTTGTTCCTTCCCTTGATCAATTTGCTGACATCTTCACCAAGGGCCTTAGTACAGGTCAATTTCACTACTTGTGCTGCAACCTAATGCTTGGTGCTCCCAGCACTAGTTTGAGGGGAGGGATGTTAAGATGAAGAGTGAAGCTTCATCTGTCAGTTCTATCGATCAAGCCCAAGGTCAAACAGATCAACATACATCTTTGTAAGATGATCAAGAGACTACACGTGTTGCACACTCAAGGCATGACTCAAATGATGAAATTCAGCTAATCATACCAGCCACGTCAATAAACCTGTAAACACATGTCATTAATCCAACGTTTCTGTTAAGAGTTAATTATTAGTAATTAGGGATTCTATTTTGCATGAGGTGTATATATAAACCCCATTAACATTTGTTTTTAGCTAGCTAAGCATTGTAACAAACACTGAGAGAAATAGTAAAGTTTgtttagctctctctctcttccatcatcatcttcttcctcccctTCACTAGTTCTACGGTTTTGTTCACACCTCCATAGCCATTCTTCTTCACTCTTCTCGATCTTTCATCCTCACACCATGATTTCTAAcagtagtacccacagtggtacataaaaATAGACCTACCCATTATACCTTTAAATACATAGAGGTAGCCTAAAttctcctttggtactactccagaggcgctaaATGTACATAGAGTGCGCACAAAGTGCATAGCTTCCTAAGAGACTAGCAAATTGTTGAATTTAGAagactaaaaacataaaaaggccTAGGTCAAAACAACCCATCCCAAAATAGCAGCCCAACAACCCCAAGAAAGAGACCCAACTCAGGCCTAACAAAGAATAACTTGAACCAAGCCCACAGTCCATCTTTAGCCTCACTGGTCGAATGCCGCAACCAGACGCTAGACCCGCCGCCTCTACCTTGCTACTACCACCTAACGCCAGACCTCGCTGCCGCAACCCAACCCCCGATTGAGCCACGTCGAAACCAGCCCCCCAAGATGTAGTCTGATCCAGCACTCCGCCACCACCGTCCAGCCCCTCCATCACGTCGCCGATCATGGAGGTGCCTCGACGCTGCACGACCCACATTGTATCACCGCCCACTGCGCTCAAGATTTCGTCTGGTGCTCATCGTCAAAACAACCTAGCCAAACCTTATGCCAGAACCACTTTCCACGAGACTTCCAGGCATATAGTGATCAAACACCTGTCCGGTAGCAACCCACTAACGACGAGGTAGACCGATGTCGACCATGAGCGCCGCCGGATGAGGAGGAATTCGCAAACCCTAGACCCAAGACTGTCCGAGTTTTTGGAGAACCAAAAaggtttaatatatatatatatatatatataatatattatatatatatatatatatattgtaagggaaaaaatgtaattgtcaattgataatcacaCATTAATTAGCTaatgatataattttttttttttttttaggggaatgaAAGACTAATTCATTAATGGAAAATCATTACAATCAGAGATTAGAGTAGCCTCCACAGACGAAGGAATACAGGAAAAAAGATCTAGCTGATAGTCAATATGCTTGGCCTCTTGAGCCAAGAGGTGAGCCACATTATTAGCCTGTCTACCCACCTTGAGGACTTTAGCGTTCTGTGCCTCATGCAACAAGACCCGCAAGTCTGCCAATAGAAAACCCAGTTCCGACAaatccaaggaagaagaggatatTGCAGACACCAAATCCAGATAATCAGTCTCCACTAGCAAAGGTGTAAGGTGATTATCAATGGCCAATTGCACTCCCAAAACCAATGCTAAGAGTTCAGCATGTCGAGCAGAATGAGCAGCTGCGAAAGTATGTCGAAACCCATAAAGAAAGGCCCCATTGTGATATCTGAATACACCACCTAAACCCGCTCTACACGAGAGTTGATTAAAGGCTGCATCCACATTCAATTTTACAAAGCCAACTGGAGGTTTCTGCCACTTCGGAGTCGCCCTAGCAGCCAAGGCTGGCTTAATGTGAGCTGCTTTAAACTCTTCTAGCCAACCCAAGGCCATTGGGACAATCTATGAAGCATGCTTGAAGTCTCCCCCCCATACTTTTGCAGTCCTATTTCTCTAAGTAGCCCAGAGGATCATCAGGGTAGAGGCAAAAGTCTGCGGGGTGACAGATGAGAGCCAATTTGCAACAGTTGTGGGGTTCAAAACTAAAGGTAAGTTGGCCCCCTGAAATAAGCCAGTGGCATGAGGACAATCGCGGACTGCATGAATAGGAatttcaacttcttcatcaCAGAGTGGGCATTGGGTATCCAAATCAATACCTCGTTCACTAAGCCTACTCCGAGTAGGAAGAATATTAGATGCTGCTTTCCATGCACAAATCTTGACATTACCTGGAACTGAAGCGGTCCACAGTCGACGCCAGAGAGAAGCACTAGGGTTAGGTAGGGCAGGATCATCATTGAGAATCCGGCTCCTTACTACATGGTAGGCTTATTTAACTGTGAACTGACCTCTTTTGTCACCACCCCATATCCACCTATCATCATGGTTCCGAGGACTAAGAGGAATAGAAAGAATCTTCTGCACAATATTAGCAGGAAATAACTTTGATAATAATGTAGAGTTCCATACTCCTGGAGATATGAAGAGATCGGCCACTAGAGTTACTCTGTCCATGAAATAGACACTCAAGTCCTCATCCATCAACCATGGGTCCAACCATATATGGGTAGAAATACCATTCCCAATATGTCGTTTGATACCAGCTCGAAGAATGTCTCTACCTTGCAATATGCTTCTCCATGCGTAGGATGGTTGTGAGCCTAGAGGAGCATCCCAGAAATTACTATGGGGAAAGTAAAGAGCTTTGAAGAGTTGGCCGATTAAAGAGTCCGAAGATTAAGCACATTCCGGATCCGTGTGCAATCCTGGGGAGTAGCATAAGAGTAAAGCATGCTATCATCAGCAAACAAGAGATGACTAATAGACGGAGCACCATCACAAATGCGCAGTCCCTTCCATTGTCCCATTAGAGACCTCATGCGAAATAAAAGCAGACAGGCCCTCTAcacataataaaaataaatagggAGACAAGGGATCACCCTAACGCAGGCCTCTCTACGGTGTAATGTAGCCTCGAGGATTACCTTTAATAAGAAAAGAATAGCGTACCGTAGAAAGAGAAGACATGATTAGTTTCACCCACTGCTCCGCAAACCCCAATTTTATCATGATACGTTGCAAGAAACCCCATTCCAGCCTATCGTAGGCTTTACTGATATCCAGCTTAAGAGCCAAAAAACCTTCTTGATCACTCCACAATTTGTGCATGTAATGAGCTAGTTCTGATGCCACCAAAGTATTATCAGAGATAAGACGATTAGGAACAAAAGCACTCTGCTAGGGAGATATAATGTCGGACAAGAAGCTCTTGAGCCTATTAGCAATAACCTTGGACGCTATCTTATAAATAACGTTGCATAAGGCGATTGGTCGGAGATGGGACATATTCACCACTTCTTTGATCTTGGGAATGAGGACTACATAGGTATAATTCAAATCAGGGGGAATTTCAGATTCCGTTAACATCGAAATCACTGCACTACTCACTTCATGCCAACTAAATCCCAGTACTTCTGAAAGAAAAAGGGGGAAAGACCATCTGGACCCGGTGCTTTCGAAGGATGCATTTGGAACAGAGCGATACGAACTTCTTCCGAATTGTATGGAGCCAATAAAAGAGCATTCATCTCTGCCGAGACTTGGGGTTCAATGGTCTGGAGAACCAAGTCTTGAGCCTGCACATCTGGAGGCTGGGAACTAAAGATATTCTAAAAATACTCCAACACAACCCCATCTATACTGGCCTTGGACTCGTGCCATATCCCGTAAGCATCAAAAAGACCCTTAATCTTGTTTTTTTGGCGTCTGTTGGAAGCTCTCTTATGAAAGAACCGGGAATTCCGATCACCATCTTTAAGCCAAATGGCTCAAGAACGTTGCCGCCAATACGTCTCATCAATGGACATCAATTCATTCATTCTCTGCGAGAGTTGTAGTTTGAGAAGATTATCATTTTGGTCAAAAGGCTTTTGTAGGAGAACATCCAGTTGAGCCCTAACCCCTTCCACTTCCTCCCTTCTGCTACGAAAGACAGTTCGATCCCATGCTAGGAGGTGATCACCTAGCCCCTTTAACTCTGCGGCAAAGCTGAAGCATGGGGACCCCCCCCCGGCGTATGGAATACTCCACGCCTCATCCACCTGTGTCGAAAAGCCTTCGTGGCTACACCACATCTCTTCAAACCTGAAATGACGCCTAAATCTATCATGTTCAGGCTGCTCCTTACGTACCTCCAAAAGTAG contains these protein-coding regions:
- the LOC112177560 gene encoding uncharacterized protein LOC112177560, encoding MALGWLEEFKAAHIKPALAARATPKWQKPPVGFVKLNVDAAFNQLSCRAGLGGVFRYHNGAFLYGFRHTFAAAHSARHAELLALVLGVQLAIDNHLTPLLVETDYLDLVSAISSSSLDLSELGFLLADLRVLLHEAQNAKVLKVGRQANNVAHLLAQEAKHIDYQLDLFSCIPSSVEATLISDCNDFPLMN